The DNA region TAGCCTAATATTGTCCACTCAGGAAGATCAAGAATGTAAAATAAATGCGCAAATAAATAAAACTTTCAAGTACTCAGAACTAAATGAATAATCATAAAAGAGCACCTTCTGTACACGTGTCTGAAGTGGTAATGGTAATATTGGTGGCTGAGCTTCTGTTTTAACAGGAGCTGGAGTTTCTGAAGATGGTGCAGGCAATACTTGTACCACTTCAACATCTTTTTGAGCTGTCTGAGTAGATTGAGTTGATGGAACATCAATTGGTCCAGATTGCAGCAGCTGCCCCGGAGTTACCAGCGAAGGTGTGGGTGTATCCACTAGATTAGAACTGGATGGCCCCATGACAGTAGATACAGATTGAGACAAAGCTGGGCTAGGTACTGGATTGGGTTTAATAGATATTGGCGGTACAACAGGATTTACATCAGGACTGGTTGTCAAAGGAGGCAAAGTCGGTAAACTAGCACTTAATGTCGATGGGGCAATAGCAGAAACAGAAGCCTTGTTTGAAAGTGTGCTGGATATTGTTTCAGGCACAGGTGCCACAGGTTGCAGGGGAGGCACAGTTGAAGGCAAAGTAGCAGCAGATAAAGAACTAGCGCCTAGATTAGTAGTTGTAGGCATCAATGAAGGAGGGTATTCTGGCAAGTTTGACGCCTGTAGGCTTGATCCTCCAGTTGGCAAAGACGAATTGAAACCAGAAAACTGCATCTGCGGCATGGAAGGAGGCATGGCAAGTCCAGGAGGAGGACGAAGCAAAGATTGTTGCTGCATTTGTGGTAGTCCATTGGGTGCCCCATAAAAACCTTGCCAATACATTGGCATACCAAGTCCACCAGCACCCgcatttggaggaggaggtgaTGGACCCCAAGATCCTAAATTCCCTCCGGGTTGATACAAAGGCAGGCCACTTTGGAATGCTGAGCCAGGATGTCCCGGCTGTGCAGAATGGGAACTTAGATCCGTCAAAGATCCCCCAACAGGAGCAGGTAAACTTGCTGATGTTGTAGGTGGTCGAGGATAGTGTGACTGAAGGTTAGTTAGAAGAATTAGAATTCAATCACACACAATATTAAACATTTGTGCAATTGCTTTATGCTTACATGGATAATAGCTGGGTCATTGTTTATTGGTGGTGTAGTTTGAAGAGGTGGCGAAGACTTGACTTGTAAATCCTGCAAGAAGCAAAATACATATCAACATTTAGCTCAGTGTATCAGTTTAAAGAAAATTTGGGCAAAATGCAACTCATTTATGAAACACCAATTATGCAAATATCACGGCCAGACATATGCCAATTATAAGAAAACCTAATGTCTGCATTTAAAGCTACTGGCCCAACAAGTAAATAGATGCCAATATCACGCACGATATGATTAATAATTTCCTCTCACCCTTTTTGATAAAGTAACTTTCTCTCACTCTATCACTGAGTGTTCTAACTTTCATCAGCGAAAATCCTTTGCCTATCACTGAGTGTTCTAACTTTCATCAGCGAAAATCCTTTGCCTACCTCTTATGTTTCTCAATTGTAAGGTACCTCTTTAAGTAAGGAGACCAAGTTTTTTCACCAAAAAATTCTCAGGTTCCTGAAGAAGTATATCTACCTTCTACATTTCAACCAACACAATTCCTGAACTAATGCCAACTCAAAATGATACAAACAGAGGATATGACTTAATGAATTTCGGTGCACATAGCCTCTCCTTTGCACCTTCACCAGATTAGTGCAATCAAGCAGAGAACATGATTTGCTAATCAGAAAATCACATCAAAAGGATATCAGCACTATTCGCTTACCTAAGGGCCATGCTAAAAAAACAAAGACTCAAACTTAAGGGTCATCTAATCAAATGCTGGGATACATAGTGTAATGAACTTGTTTCTTGATCACGAAGATCAAAAGAAAGGTAAGTGCTGCACTGAGTAACAAGTTCACACTTTTTATTAAGTGCCTTTTGTCTTTCCGACATAAACCCCAAAGTTAAGTTCTTGTAATGGAGAAAATTGTATACCAGAGTACCATAAATCTAAAGAGAAGAAGATTGCTCCCACTTCTGAAATAAGCTTTTGAACAATTAAAACACTAGAAACTCTTCGAACTTATAAATGGACTTCAAGATATCTACAACACTATTAcgtttaaaaaaaaatgagagagatcTCACAAAATAAAGGAGAGAGATCTCACAAAGAACTACGTGATGGCACTTAAGTTTACAACGAACCAAAATAACATAAAAGTCCACAGCGGAGCATATTACCTTGATATCACTTCCACGGAAAAgtatgtattcataaattttgTCACTCGGAGGTACTTGAGGACCATCCTTCTTTCTTCCCTCTGTTCCAAATGATCTTACTGCAATGAAAAATCATAATCAATTGCGAGATCCTATATCACTTTATATTTCAGCGAACACATTATTAACAACAGAAGCTCAACCTAGAAAACTCCATCATGGCATAAGTACAATCACCTTTTTCCTTGATGTTCAAAATAGCTTCACCACATTGTCATATCAATATCATGATAGTTAAGAAAGTAAAACTACAGACATGATTCAGCATAGGaatcaattttcatttttcacaATGCTACTTTGAACAAGttaaacaacaaatgcacatAAAAATGAATTTCCAATTTTTCTGCAACTAATTAGCTTAACTCATCTACTACAAGTTCAATTTTGTTACAAATACACAACCGCCTGCCCTTAACCTGTTGCAGTAATATTCCCTCATCTTAACTAAGGTTCCAACTTTATTTACTATCAACTCAACATACATATTCACATCCTTACACCAATATATCCAAAAAAATAGCAATATACGAATTCTGAAAAACACATCAAAGCACCTAATTCAAATCATTTTTGCTCTTACAATAATAAAAATCTCAGCTTTCTATGAACTTTAAGCTGGGTGCATAATCAAtcataaatcaaataaataaaaatctattttttttcaaaaagaatACCGGATtcaccaaaattataaaattaagagATAATTAGGCATCAATTCAACTCAAGTTTTCTCTTTAacagaaaaattaaaaatgaaaaatgtcaATTTTCAGTAAGCTTTCATGAAAGCACGTAATTCAGCTCTATTTTTCTCTtacaaggaaaaaaaaaagttaaattacAACCAGCTTCGCCCTAAGCAAATAACTCCGCCTAAAGTAGCAGCTGAAATCAATCATCAATCAGATAAATATGGATCTAAGTTTCAAAAAAAATCGATAAAATCACCAAAAGTATACTAAAATAAAGAGATAATTCAAAAATAGTTCCGGATTATAAATAAGCAAAAAAAGTACCACTGCGAAGATCGTTACTGGACTCATCAGAGTTGATAAGGATCTAAATTTCAAAAAATCGACAAAATAACCAAAATTATACTGAAATtaagagaattaaaaaaaaacaagtaCCGTTGCGAAGACCGATACTGGACTCATCAGTATTGATGTTATAGAGAATGCCTTCATAACGGATCTCACTCTTTGAAGTCAAGCTAATTAAACTTCCAATATACGAATCAGCCGATGATCCTCCACTTGTAGATCTAGCCGATGAACTCTCCGTCGCCGCAGCCGCCATAACTCCTAAATTTCTACTTCAGAATTACATATACCTGAATAtatctagagagagaaagtagagaaagagagagttgaCTCGGAGCTTGAAGATGGCGGAGAAATTATTGTGTGTAGGGTTTTTTGGTATTACTACGGcgttttgttttgctttttttattttttgttctgtaATTATCGACTTGTTTTTAGGAGAGAGCTGTTAAGTGTTGTATATTATGCAGTGAGGATTGTGCTTTTTGCTTAAAAGGAAACAGAAGGTAAAATGGATAATGTGTTTTTTAAATGGATTGGAAAATTGGTGGACTCTATGATTAATATTTTATTGTCGGTATTGGAGATTAAATAGATATGCCAATGACTACGTGACACGTAACCCGTTTTGGACTGGAAAGTCTATCAAAGAGGTGAGCCAAT from Nicotiana tabacum cultivar K326 chromosome 24, ASM71507v2, whole genome shotgun sequence includes:
- the LOC107773273 gene encoding protein decapping 5, with protein sequence MAAAATESSSARSTSGGSSADSYIGSLISLTSKSEIRYEGILYNINTDESSIGLRNVRSFGTEGRKKDGPQVPPSDKIYEYILFRGSDIKDLQVKSSPPLQTTPPINNDPAIIHSHYPRPPTTSASLPAPVGGSLTDLSSHSAQPGHPGSAFQSGLPLYQPGGNLGSWGPSPPPPNAGAGGLGMPMYWQGFYGAPNGLPQMQQQSLLRPPPGLAMPPSMPQMQFSGFNSSLPTGGSSLQASNLPEYPPSLMPTTTNLGASSLSAATLPSTVPPLQPVAPVPETISSTLSNKASVSAIAPSTLSASLPTLPPLTTSPDVNPVVPPISIKPNPVPSPALSQSVSTVMGPSSSNLVDTPTPSLVTPGQLLQSGPIDVPSTQSTQTAQKDVEVVQVLPAPSSETPAPVKTEAQPPILPLPLQTRVQKTNGAPYQARYNNYRGRGGRGMGVSRPVTKFEEDFDFMAMNEKFKKDEVWGHLGKSNREGDGNGSDEDISFNEYDDDLPKIDVKPVYNKDDFFDSLSSNALDNDPNHGRTRFSEQRKIDVETFGDFSRYRGGRGGRGPGRGGRSRGSYYGRGGYGGNGYGYGYGGRGRGRGMPSRAL